A window of Corallococcus macrosporus DSM 14697 contains these coding sequences:
- the murB gene encoding UDP-N-acetylmuramate dehydrogenase, whose amino-acid sequence MVEAGVKTALAARVESLEGCEVKAGAPLAPLTSVRAGGAAEALVRPRSPDALVALLKLAREEGVPVSILGGGANTLVGDGGVPGLTLKLPGDLFPEVADVGPEEGRLTLGAGAAIVRLVNVMRANALVGAEFLAGIPGTLGGAVAMNAGTKNGEAFRVIDAVEVATADGVGWLTKAQVPHAYRHAELPPGGVVTRVRFALRKGDVVASKAVMDADLGYRKRTQPLSQPNFGSVFTNPPGDHAGRLIELAGLKGYSLGRAQVSTLHANWIVNLGGATARDVLGLITFMQVRVLETSGVDMKPEVKRLGDFL is encoded by the coding sequence ATGGTGGAAGCGGGCGTGAAGACGGCGCTGGCGGCGCGCGTGGAGTCGCTGGAGGGCTGCGAGGTGAAGGCGGGTGCGCCGTTGGCTCCCCTCACCAGCGTCCGGGCGGGCGGCGCGGCCGAGGCGCTGGTGCGCCCGCGCTCGCCGGACGCGCTGGTGGCGCTGCTGAAGCTGGCGCGCGAGGAGGGCGTCCCCGTGTCGATTCTGGGCGGCGGCGCCAACACGCTGGTGGGGGACGGCGGGGTGCCCGGCCTGACGCTGAAGCTGCCCGGAGACCTCTTCCCGGAGGTGGCCGACGTGGGCCCCGAGGAGGGGCGCCTCACCCTGGGCGCGGGGGCGGCCATCGTCCGGCTCGTCAACGTGATGCGGGCGAACGCGCTGGTGGGCGCGGAGTTCCTGGCCGGCATCCCCGGCACGCTGGGCGGCGCGGTGGCGATGAACGCCGGCACGAAGAATGGCGAGGCCTTCCGCGTCATCGACGCGGTGGAGGTGGCCACGGCGGACGGGGTGGGGTGGCTGACGAAGGCGCAGGTGCCCCACGCCTACCGTCACGCCGAGCTGCCGCCGGGCGGCGTCGTCACCCGAGTGCGTTTCGCGCTGCGCAAGGGGGACGTGGTGGCCTCCAAGGCCGTGATGGACGCGGACCTGGGTTACCGGAAGCGGACTCAGCCGCTCAGTCAGCCCAACTTCGGCAGCGTCTTCACCAACCCGCCGGGCGACCATGCCGGGCGGCTCATTGAACTGGCGGGCCTGAAAGGGTACTCGCTGGGGCGCGCGCAGGTGTCCACCCTGCACGCCAACTGGATTGTGAACCTGGGCGGCGCCACCGCCCGCGACGTGCTGGGACTCATCACCTTCATGCAAGTGCGGGTGCTCGAGACGTCCGGCGTCGACATGAAACCCGAAGTCAAGCGCCTGGGAGACTTCCTGTGA